One genomic region from Leeia speluncae encodes:
- a CDS encoding UbiH/UbiF family hydroxylase, with protein sequence MDALFDIVIVGGGLVGASLACRLKNANFKIALVEGQSPAEDLYEWDQRIYAISRGSKRYLEEAGAWQKMDFSRCQPVSKMDISGDTSGNLVFDAANAQLSELAVILESRHLQGAIWNALPTSERFELVQPARPVSVSYHSHYAELLLDNGRTLNTKLIVGADGARSWVRQQVQTQAGRSDQPIPYRQKGVVANFNTEKPHHGVAWQWFQADGSILAWLPLSGNRMSMVWSAQDELADELCALSAEDLAARVEVAGGKLLGKLTPITPAAGFPLRALVLPNLVGRRMALVGDAAHLVHPLAGQGVNLGFQDAKDLANILLSSPSVDCGSPSLLQRYERNRRFDILAMDGVTKNLHRLFNAQGSAPKWIRNIGMTITNKAPLIKEALIRHALG encoded by the coding sequence ATGGATGCTTTGTTTGATATCGTGATTGTAGGTGGTGGATTGGTTGGCGCAAGCCTCGCTTGTCGATTGAAAAATGCCAACTTTAAAATTGCGCTTGTAGAAGGGCAATCGCCAGCAGAAGATCTTTATGAATGGGATCAACGTATCTACGCTATTAGTCGAGGTTCGAAGCGATATTTGGAAGAGGCTGGTGCATGGCAGAAAATGGATTTTTCTCGCTGCCAGCCTGTTTCAAAGATGGATATTTCTGGCGATACAAGTGGCAATCTAGTATTTGATGCTGCCAATGCCCAACTTTCCGAATTAGCCGTCATTTTAGAGTCTCGTCATTTACAAGGTGCAATTTGGAATGCGCTCCCAACGAGCGAGCGATTTGAACTGGTGCAACCTGCACGGCCTGTCTCAGTTTCTTATCATTCACACTATGCAGAATTGTTATTAGACAATGGCCGTACACTAAACACGAAATTAATTGTTGGGGCAGATGGCGCAAGATCGTGGGTTCGCCAACAGGTTCAAACGCAAGCGGGCAGAAGCGATCAGCCGATACCCTACAGACAAAAAGGGGTGGTTGCAAACTTTAATACTGAAAAACCGCATCATGGCGTGGCTTGGCAATGGTTTCAGGCTGATGGATCTATCCTTGCATGGTTACCACTGTCGGGGAATCGGATGTCGATGGTTTGGTCTGCCCAAGATGAGTTAGCTGATGAGTTATGTGCATTGTCCGCTGAAGACTTAGCTGCCAGAGTCGAAGTTGCTGGTGGCAAATTGCTGGGCAAACTGACGCCCATTACGCCAGCGGCAGGTTTTCCACTGCGGGCTTTGGTTTTACCAAACTTAGTTGGACGCAGGATGGCACTGGTAGGAGATGCGGCTCATTTAGTGCATCCATTAGCTGGCCAAGGTGTTAACTTAGGATTTCAAGATGCAAAAGATCTTGCTAATATCCTGCTGTCATCACCGTCTGTCGATTGCGGCTCACCGTCTCTCCTGCAAAGATATGAACGAAATCGTAGATTCGATATCCTAGCAATGGATGGTGTCACCAAAAATTTGCATCGCTTGTTCAATGCACAAGGCTCGGCACCAAAGTGGATTAGAAACATAGGCATGACCATCACTAACAAAGCACCACTTATCAAAGAAGCACTAATTAGACATGCATTAGGTTAG
- a CDS encoding DsbC family protein produces the protein MIGTSSFLRTVKHFTLTTLAIACLTACGAGNAAPAPNKELDQVKKLVATKLTKVKVNAVSATPVAGVYEVVFNDENIVYVDSKVEHLFQGELISLKDKESLTANHQEALSKAAEEKRAKARVDVVKSFPIDQAIRVEKGNGKRVMYVFSDPDCPFCYKLEETLKEIDNVTVYTFLFPLAQLHPDAPRKSALIWCASDRAAAWQKWMDQPMESWRAMKNLPDNKGTCDTPIQKIQELGNRLGVQGTPAIFFPDGTLMPGAYPKEEIEKELAKQK, from the coding sequence ATGATCGGTACTTCTTCATTTTTACGCACAGTTAAGCATTTCACCTTAACTACTTTGGCAATTGCTTGTTTAACGGCATGTGGAGCGGGGAACGCCGCACCTGCACCAAACAAAGAACTAGACCAGGTGAAAAAACTGGTAGCAACAAAATTAACCAAGGTGAAAGTGAATGCTGTCTCAGCTACGCCTGTTGCAGGTGTTTATGAAGTGGTTTTCAATGATGAAAATATTGTCTATGTAGATTCAAAAGTAGAGCACCTTTTCCAAGGTGAGCTAATTAGTTTAAAAGACAAAGAAAGCTTAACAGCAAACCACCAAGAGGCTTTGTCTAAAGCGGCGGAAGAAAAGCGAGCAAAGGCAAGAGTCGATGTGGTGAAGTCATTCCCTATTGATCAAGCCATTCGTGTTGAAAAAGGGAATGGAAAACGCGTGATGTACGTGTTCTCCGATCCAGATTGTCCTTTCTGCTATAAGCTAGAAGAAACCTTAAAAGAAATTGATAACGTTACCGTTTACACCTTCTTGTTCCCGTTAGCCCAGTTGCATCCAGATGCACCACGTAAGTCCGCGCTTATCTGGTGTGCGTCAGATCGAGCAGCGGCATGGCAAAAATGGATGGATCAGCCAATGGAATCATGGCGTGCAATGAAAAACTTGCCAGATAATAAAGGTACATGTGATACACCGATTCAGAAGATTCAAGAACTCGGAAACCGTTTGGGTGTGCAAGGAACGCCAGCTATTTTCTTCCCTGATGGCACGCTAATGCCAGGAGCTTATCCAAAAGAAGAAATTGAAAAAGAGCTGGCAAAGCAGAAGTAA